The following are from one region of the Nicotiana tomentosiformis chromosome 7, ASM39032v3, whole genome shotgun sequence genome:
- the LOC138895738 gene encoding uncharacterized protein encodes MLGLPWLEWRGTLDYIPNKVVSFLKAQWMVEKGCGAYLAFVRDVSADTPTVESVLVVRYILDVFPADLSGMPPDRDIDFGVDLAVEQGYSEEQVPTPRIDDLFDQLHGARVNSKIDLKLGYHQLKIRDADIPKTVFRTRYGHYEFLVMPSGLTNAPATFIHLINSVFSRYLDSFFMMFIDEILVGILCHPVSSDGIKVDPKKVEEVKNWPRPSSVTEIQSFLGLARYLQIIRVYNTYLRKGSELKATKVVRAIKRLGYNHSLSPYKANVVADALSRKTESMGSIVYILVGERPLSLDVQSLANQFYDDPHFLVLKDTVKHGDAKQVSIGDDGVLRMKGQICVPSVDGLHELILEKAHIPRYSTPPGAAKMYQDLRQHYWCRRMKKI; translated from the exons atgctaggGTTGCCatggttggagtggagaggtacatTAGATTATATTCCTAACAAGGTTGTGTCCTTTCTTAAGGCacaatggatggttgagaaggggtgtggggcatatctagcctttgtgagggatgtcagtgccgatactcctaccgttgagtcagttctagtagtgagatATAtcctagatgtgtttccagcagacctgtcggggatgccacccgatagagatattgattttggtgttGACCTG gcagttgaacaaggttatagtgaagaacaagtacccacaccgcgcattgatgatctattcgaccagcttcacGGTGCCCGGGTGaattcgaagattgatttgaaattggggtaccatcagttgaagattcgggatgcagatattccgaagactgttTTTAGGACTcgctatggtcattatgagtttttggtgatgccatctgggctgaccaatgccccagcaacatttatacaTTTGATAAACAGTGTATTCTCGCGATATCTTGATTCTTTCTTTATGATgttcattgatgaaatattggt tggcattttgtgTCATCCGGTGTCTAGTgatgggattaaggtggatccgaagaaggtagaGGAAGTTAaaaattggcctagaccgtcttctgttactgagatccagagttttctaggtttggccag gtatttacagatcatcagagtctacaacacttattTAAGAAAAGGATCTGAACTTAAGGCAAcaaaggtggttagagctattaaaagactaGGGTATAACCATTCTTTATCTCCCTataaggccaatgttgtggccgacgccttgagtaggaagACTGAGAGCATGGGGAGTATTGTTTATATTCTGGTTGGAGAGAGACCATTATCATTGGATGTTCAGTcattggccaatcagttc tatgatgatccccactttctTGTTCTTAAGGATACGGTGAAGCACGGTGATGCAAAgcaggtttctattggagatgatggggtgttgcggatgaagggacagatttgtgtgcccagtgtggatgggttgcatgaattgattcttgagaaggcccacatCCCGCGGTATTCCACTcctccgggtgctgcgaagatgtaccaggatttgaggcagcactactggtgtagaagaatgaagaagatatag